A window of the Streptomyces sp. JB150 genome harbors these coding sequences:
- a CDS encoding glycerophosphodiester phosphodiesterase has product MGTQETNGHAHTPGRRALLGAAVLGAGGTVLGLGGTARAEASREGRGVKSLPVPTIIGHRGASGYRPEHTLAAYQLALDMGADIVEAGDLVPTKDGHLVCRHEPEIGGTTDVADHPEFAGRRTTKTVDGVATTGWFTEDFTLAELKTLRAKERIPANRPHNTLYDGRWEIPTFEEVLRWQDEQTKRRGKQVWIYPELKHPTYFRGLGLGLEERVAKVLRKHGKHKWHSPVILQSFEPTSIQRLNKLVDNPLVVLLSGANTRPWDFVATGDPRTVADLVKPAGLREIASYAQGIGPTLDLVVPKDRAGNLTQPTTLVADAHKVGLILHPYTLRNENPFLPADFRKGTDPDAYGDVFGAYRAYFATGIDGVFTDHPDTGLLAREEFVNG; this is encoded by the coding sequence ATGGGAACGCAGGAGACGAACGGACACGCCCACACTCCGGGACGGCGGGCGCTGCTCGGCGCCGCCGTGCTGGGCGCGGGCGGGACGGTCCTCGGGCTGGGCGGTACGGCGAGGGCCGAGGCGAGCAGGGAGGGCCGCGGTGTGAAGAGCCTGCCCGTGCCGACGATCATCGGCCACCGCGGCGCCAGCGGCTACCGCCCCGAGCACACCCTCGCCGCCTACCAGCTCGCCCTCGACATGGGCGCCGACATCGTCGAGGCCGGCGACCTCGTCCCCACCAAGGACGGCCACCTCGTCTGCCGCCACGAGCCGGAGATCGGCGGCACCACGGACGTCGCCGACCACCCCGAGTTCGCCGGCCGCAGGACCACCAAGACCGTCGACGGCGTGGCCACCACCGGCTGGTTCACCGAGGACTTCACGCTCGCCGAGCTGAAGACCCTGCGCGCCAAGGAGCGGATCCCCGCCAACCGCCCGCACAACACCCTCTACGACGGCCGCTGGGAAATCCCCACCTTCGAGGAGGTGCTGCGCTGGCAGGACGAGCAGACCAAGCGGCGCGGCAAGCAGGTCTGGATCTACCCGGAGCTGAAGCACCCCACCTACTTCCGCGGCCTCGGCCTCGGCCTGGAGGAGCGGGTCGCCAAGGTGCTGCGCAAGCACGGCAAGCACAAGTGGCACTCGCCGGTCATCCTCCAGTCCTTCGAGCCGACGAGCATCCAGCGCCTGAACAAGCTGGTCGACAACCCGCTCGTGGTCCTGCTGTCCGGCGCGAACACCCGTCCCTGGGACTTCGTCGCGACCGGTGACCCCCGCACCGTCGCCGACCTGGTCAAGCCCGCCGGCCTGCGCGAGATCGCCTCCTACGCCCAGGGCATCGGCCCCACCCTCGACCTGGTCGTCCCCAAGGACAGGGCCGGCAACCTCACCCAGCCGACCACCCTGGTCGCCGACGCCCACAAGGTCGGCCTGATCCTGCACCCCTACACCCTGCGCAACGAGAACCCGTTCCTCCCGGCGGACTTCCGCAAGGGCACGGACCCCGACGCCTACGGCGACGTCTTCGGCGCCTACCGGGCGTACTTCGCGACCGGCATCGACGGCGTCTTCACCGACCACCCGGACACCGGCCTGCTCGCCCGCGAGGAGTTCGTCAACGGTTGA
- a CDS encoding lysophospholipid acyltransferase family protein, translated as MSRFALIKAVLGPIMRLMFRPRVEGVEHIPGDGPVILAGNHLTFIDSMILPLVCDRQVFFIGKDEYVTGKGLKGRLMAWFFTGVGMIPVDRDGGKGGVAALMTGRRILEEGKVFGIYPEGTRSPDGRLYRGRTGIARLTLMTGAPVVPFAMIGTDRIQPGGAGIPRPCRVTVRFGEAMEFSRYEGMDRDRYVLRAVTDSVMAEVMRLSGQEYVDMYATKAKAA; from the coding sequence TTGTCCCGCTTCGCGCTCATCAAGGCAGTGCTCGGTCCGATCATGCGCCTGATGTTCCGCCCCCGGGTGGAGGGCGTGGAGCACATCCCGGGCGACGGGCCGGTGATCCTGGCGGGCAACCACCTGACGTTCATCGACTCGATGATCCTGCCGCTGGTCTGCGACCGTCAGGTCTTCTTCATCGGCAAGGACGAGTACGTCACCGGCAAGGGCCTCAAGGGCCGGCTGATGGCCTGGTTCTTCACCGGCGTCGGCATGATCCCGGTCGACCGGGACGGCGGCAAGGGCGGGGTCGCGGCGCTGATGACCGGGCGGCGCATCCTGGAGGAGGGCAAGGTCTTCGGGATCTACCCCGAGGGCACCCGCTCGCCGGACGGACGGCTGTACCGGGGCCGTACCGGTATCGCGCGGCTGACGCTGATGACCGGGGCGCCGGTGGTGCCGTTCGCGATGATCGGCACGGACCGGATCCAGCCGGGCGGCGCGGGCATCCCCCGGCCGTGCCGGGTGACCGTGCGGTTCGGCGAGGCGATGGAGTTCTCCCGGTACGAGGGCATGGACCGGGACCGCTATGTGCTGCGGGCGGTGACCGACTCGGTGATGGCCGAGGTCATGCGCCTGTCGGGCCAGGAGTACGTCGACATGTACGCCACCAAGGCCAAGGCGGCCTGA
- a CDS encoding multicopper oxidase family protein, producing the protein MFTPSRRTLLRTSFAAGAGLLAGCSGPGSRSGSGSGPGSRSTPGLQGTGGEAAFVPAGPRGYVNPSDPEVLAAERERGSGPVRTYRMTAGVTTLDLGGRTVRSWAYDEALPGPLVRVTAGDTLDLALANRLPATTTLHSHGLRLRCDMDGVPGLTQRAIPSGADFVYRFVVPHPGTYLLHSHVGMQPDRALYAPFVVDDPREPLSYDKEWIVVLDDWLDGVEGSTPEAVLDQLLPEGAEHMAMGPGPGTTGPSRVLHDSYSRILHGEGGNVAYPHYLVNGRVPSSPSVFRCRPGDRVRLRIINAGSDTAFRVALGDHEMTVTHTDGYPVKHRTTDALLVGMAERYDVLVTARDGVFPLIALPEGKKGEALAVLRTSTGRGQLPPPSVRPDEVRGKTVPARRLQPDDSVALDGREPDREMRIRLTGGMEKYDWGFDHQPYSVRRRYPVRAGERVRLTLINATDMWHPLHLHGHTFALTGIDSAGALKDTAVVLPHRKLVIDFDADNPGLWMLHCHNQYHSESGMMTVLGYRK; encoded by the coding sequence ATGTTCACACCTTCTCGGCGCACACTCCTCCGCACCTCGTTCGCCGCCGGCGCCGGCCTGCTGGCCGGCTGCTCCGGCCCCGGTTCCCGGTCCGGCTCCGGCTCCGGGCCCGGCTCCCGGTCCACTCCGGGCCTCCAAGGCACCGGCGGCGAGGCGGCGTTCGTGCCGGCCGGGCCCCGGGGGTACGTCAATCCGTCGGACCCGGAAGTCCTCGCCGCCGAGCGCGAGCGCGGTTCCGGCCCCGTCCGCACGTACCGGATGACGGCCGGCGTGACCACCCTGGACCTGGGCGGGCGGACCGTCCGCAGCTGGGCGTACGACGAGGCGCTCCCCGGCCCGCTGGTCCGCGTCACCGCCGGCGACACCCTCGACCTGGCCCTCGCCAACCGGCTGCCCGCCACGACCACGCTGCACTCCCACGGGCTCCGGCTCCGCTGCGACATGGACGGCGTCCCGGGACTGACCCAGCGCGCCATCCCCTCGGGCGCGGACTTCGTCTACCGCTTCGTCGTCCCCCACCCGGGCACGTACCTGCTCCACTCCCACGTCGGCATGCAGCCCGACCGCGCCCTGTACGCGCCGTTCGTCGTCGACGACCCCAGGGAGCCGCTGTCGTACGACAAGGAGTGGATCGTCGTCCTGGACGACTGGCTGGACGGCGTGGAGGGGTCCACCCCCGAGGCGGTGCTCGACCAGCTGCTGCCCGAGGGGGCCGAGCACATGGCCATGGGACCGGGCCCCGGCACCACCGGCCCCTCACGGGTGCTGCACGACTCCTACAGCCGCATCCTGCACGGGGAGGGCGGCAACGTCGCCTACCCCCACTACCTGGTCAACGGGCGCGTGCCGAGCAGCCCTTCGGTGTTCCGCTGCCGTCCCGGCGACCGGGTCCGGCTGCGCATCATCAACGCCGGTTCCGACACCGCCTTCCGGGTCGCGCTGGGCGACCACGAGATGACCGTCACGCACACCGACGGCTATCCCGTGAAGCACCGCACGACCGACGCCCTCCTGGTCGGCATGGCGGAGCGGTACGACGTCCTGGTCACCGCGCGGGACGGCGTGTTCCCGCTGATCGCCCTGCCGGAGGGCAAGAAGGGCGAGGCCCTCGCCGTCCTGCGCACGAGCACGGGCAGGGGCCAGCTGCCCCCGCCTTCGGTGCGCCCGGACGAAGTCCGGGGGAAGACGGTGCCCGCGCGCCGCCTCCAGCCGGACGACTCCGTGGCCCTGGACGGCCGCGAGCCGGACCGCGAGATGCGCATCCGGCTCACCGGGGGCATGGAGAAGTACGACTGGGGGTTCGACCACCAGCCGTACTCCGTCCGCCGGCGCTACCCGGTCCGCGCCGGGGAACGGGTGCGGCTCACCCTCATCAACGCCACGGACATGTGGCACCCGCTGCACCTGCACGGGCACACCTTCGCGCTCACCGGGATCGACTCGGCCGGCGCCCTGAAGGACACCGCCGTGGTGCTGCCGCACCGGAAACTGGTGATCGACTTCGACGCCGACAACCCCGGGCTGTGGATGCTGCACTGCCACAACCAGTACCACTCGGAGAGCGGGATGATGACGGTGCTCGGTTACCGCAAGTGA
- a CDS encoding MFS transporter codes for MTSTLQPAHHDEAVQRPGRWLALSVLVLAVLLVAVDATVLGLATPYISEDLAPSGTQLLWIGDVYSFVIAGLLVTMGSLGDRVGRKRVLLIGATAFGAVSVLNAYATSPELMILARALLGVAGATLMPATLALIRNLFPDPRERSLAIGIWGATASAGTAVGPIAGGFLLEHFWWGSVFLINLPVMAVLVLVGVRLLPESRNPDPGPWDLPSVLLSLAGMIGVVYAVKEAAAHGFAWATLAAGALGAAALYRFVRRQLTLPAPLLDMRLFRDRGFSGAVLADLLTILGLSGLVFFLSQYLQLVQGRRPLEAGLAELPAAIGAVSAGLVAGAAARRFSVRAVVAGGLAAVGLALASLAFLDESTGYPLLGAALLVVGIGAGFSFTVTADVILASVPKEQAGAASAVSETAYELGAALGIAVLGSIVTGVYQGFPSPPGTPGSAHESLGGAAEAAHALPADTAAALLDAARGAFVDGLAFAAGAGAAVLLAASVAAWFLLKGRHLDGSGRES; via the coding sequence ATGACCAGCACCCTGCAGCCGGCGCACCACGACGAGGCGGTGCAGCGCCCGGGCCGCTGGCTCGCGCTGTCCGTCCTCGTGCTCGCCGTGCTGCTGGTGGCCGTCGACGCCACCGTCCTCGGCCTCGCGACCCCGTACATCAGTGAGGACCTCGCGCCGTCCGGCACCCAGCTGCTGTGGATCGGCGACGTCTACTCCTTCGTCATCGCCGGTCTGCTCGTCACCATGGGCAGCCTCGGCGACCGCGTCGGCCGCAAGCGCGTCCTGCTGATCGGCGCCACGGCCTTCGGCGCGGTGTCCGTGCTCAACGCCTACGCCACCAGCCCCGAGCTGATGATCCTCGCGCGGGCGCTGCTCGGCGTCGCCGGCGCGACCCTGATGCCGGCCACCCTCGCCCTGATCCGCAACCTCTTCCCCGACCCGCGCGAGCGCAGCCTCGCCATCGGCATCTGGGGCGCCACCGCCTCGGCCGGCACGGCGGTCGGCCCGATCGCGGGCGGCTTCCTGCTGGAGCACTTCTGGTGGGGCTCGGTCTTCCTGATCAACCTGCCCGTGATGGCGGTCCTGGTCCTCGTCGGCGTCAGGCTGCTGCCGGAGTCCCGCAACCCGGACCCGGGCCCGTGGGACCTGCCCAGCGTGCTGCTCTCACTGGCCGGCATGATCGGCGTGGTCTACGCCGTGAAGGAGGCCGCCGCGCACGGGTTCGCGTGGGCGACGCTCGCCGCCGGTGCGCTGGGCGCCGCCGCGCTGTACCGCTTCGTCCGCCGGCAGCTGACGCTCCCCGCCCCGCTCCTCGACATGCGGCTGTTCCGCGACCGGGGCTTCAGCGGCGCGGTGCTGGCCGACCTGCTGACCATCCTGGGCCTGTCCGGCCTGGTGTTCTTCCTCTCCCAGTACCTCCAGCTGGTGCAGGGCAGGCGGCCGCTGGAGGCGGGTCTGGCGGAACTGCCCGCCGCGATCGGCGCCGTGTCGGCCGGCCTGGTCGCCGGTGCGGCGGCCCGCCGCTTCTCGGTGCGGGCCGTGGTGGCCGGCGGCCTCGCCGCGGTCGGCCTCGCCCTCGCCTCGCTGGCCTTCCTCGACGAGTCCACCGGTTACCCGCTGCTCGGCGCGGCCCTGCTGGTCGTGGGCATCGGCGCCGGCTTCTCCTTCACGGTGACCGCCGACGTCATCCTCGCCTCCGTACCGAAGGAGCAGGCGGGCGCCGCCTCCGCGGTCTCGGAGACGGCGTACGAGCTGGGCGCCGCCCTCGGCATCGCCGTCCTCGGCTCCATCGTCACCGGCGTCTACCAGGGCTTCCCGTCCCCGCCGGGCACGCCCGGTAGCGCGCACGAGTCGCTGGGCGGGGCGGCCGAGGCCGCCCACGCCCTGCCGGCGGACACGGCGGCGGCCCTGCTGGACGCGGCCCGCGGGGCCTTCGTGGACGGCCTGGCTTTCGCGGCGGGCGCGGGCGCGGCGGTCCTGCTGGCCGCGTCCGTCGCGGCGTGGTTCCTGCTGAAGGGCCGGCACCTGGACGGCTCCGGCCGCGAGAGCTGA
- a CDS encoding TetR/AcrR family transcriptional regulator: MAVDREHVLRSAADLLTRKSTATMDEVAKAAGISRATLHRQFAGRDALVRALEALGIAECEAALDRARLDEGPAGEAVRRLVREIQPAAGLLAFLYSENQLFEGEEQNAGWARIDARVTALFRRGQDGGEFRIDLSPTWLTEALYGLFAAGAWAVLDGKAARNDFPFMIAELMLGGALRREEP; encoded by the coding sequence ATGGCCGTCGATCGAGAGCACGTGCTGCGCAGCGCAGCCGACCTGCTGACCCGTAAATCCACCGCGACCATGGACGAGGTCGCCAAGGCCGCCGGGATCAGCCGGGCCACCCTGCACCGGCAGTTCGCCGGGCGCGACGCGCTGGTGCGGGCGCTGGAGGCGCTGGGCATCGCCGAGTGCGAGGCCGCGCTGGACCGGGCCCGGCTCGACGAGGGCCCCGCGGGCGAGGCCGTCCGCCGCCTGGTCCGCGAGATCCAGCCGGCCGCCGGACTGCTCGCCTTCCTCTACAGCGAGAACCAGCTGTTCGAGGGCGAGGAACAGAACGCGGGCTGGGCCCGGATCGACGCCCGCGTCACCGCGCTGTTCCGGCGCGGCCAGGACGGCGGCGAGTTCCGGATCGACCTCTCGCCCACCTGGCTCACCGAAGCGCTCTACGGCCTGTTCGCCGCCGGCGCCTGGGCGGTGCTCGACGGCAAGGCCGCCCGCAACGACTTCCCCTTCATGATCGCCGAGCTGATGCTCGGCGGCGCCCTACGGAGAGAGGAACCATGA
- a CDS encoding aldo/keto reductase, giving the protein MPFARLARATTPTCHIGLGLAAVGRPGYITLGRDHDLGADRSVAALRARTHELLDAAYAQGVRYVDAARSYGRSEEFLAGWLAAHPEIDDVVVGSKWGYTYTAEWTTDAERHEVKDHSLETYERQRAETAALLGDRLDLYQIHSVTPDSPALTDKNLHARLAEAAAQGVSVGFSTSGPAQADAIRAALAVTVDGEPLFRTVQSTYNLLETSAAPALAEAHDAGLTVIVKEGMANGRLAEEHAPPELRAVARETGLGCDAVALAVILRQPWAGVVLSGAATVAQLTSNLHAPAVDLDEGQRERLAALAEDPRAYWERRGQLPWH; this is encoded by the coding sequence ATGCCCTTCGCCCGTCTCGCCCGCGCGACCACGCCCACCTGCCACATCGGCCTGGGCCTCGCCGCCGTCGGCCGTCCCGGCTACATCACCCTCGGCCGGGACCACGACCTCGGCGCCGACCGCAGCGTGGCGGCCCTGCGCGCCCGCACCCACGAGCTCCTCGACGCCGCCTACGCCCAGGGCGTCCGCTACGTCGACGCGGCCCGCTCCTACGGCCGCTCCGAGGAGTTCCTGGCCGGCTGGCTGGCCGCGCACCCCGAGATCGACGACGTCGTCGTCGGCAGCAAGTGGGGCTACACCTACACCGCCGAGTGGACCACCGACGCCGAGCGGCACGAGGTCAAGGACCACAGTCTGGAGACCTACGAGCGCCAGCGCGCCGAGACCGCCGCCCTGCTCGGCGACCGGCTCGACCTTTACCAGATCCACTCGGTCACCCCCGACAGTCCCGCCCTGACCGACAAGAACCTGCACGCCCGCCTCGCCGAGGCCGCCGCGCAGGGCGTCAGCGTCGGCTTCTCCACCAGCGGCCCCGCCCAGGCCGACGCGATCCGGGCCGCGCTCGCCGTGACCGTCGACGGCGAGCCGCTGTTCCGTACCGTCCAGTCGACGTACAACCTCCTGGAGACCTCCGCCGCCCCCGCCCTCGCCGAGGCGCACGACGCCGGACTGACGGTGATCGTCAAGGAGGGCATGGCCAACGGCCGGCTCGCCGAGGAGCACGCGCCGCCTGAGCTGCGGGCCGTGGCGCGCGAGACCGGGCTGGGCTGTGACGCCGTCGCCCTCGCCGTGATCCTGCGGCAGCCGTGGGCGGGCGTGGTGCTGTCCGGCGCGGCGACCGTCGCCCAGCTCACCTCGAATCTGCACGCTCCCGCCGTGGATCTCGACGAGGGGCAACGGGAACGCCTCGCCGCCCTCGCGGAGGACCCGCGCGCGTACTGGGAGCGGCGCGGGCAGCTGCCCTGGCACTGA
- the argH gene encoding argininosuccinate lyase encodes MSSNSGDVRLWGGRFADGPAEALAKLSASVHFDWRLAPYDIAGSRAHARVLHRAGLLTEDELTRMLAGLDRLEADVASGDFTGTIADEDVHTALERGLLERLGPDLGGKLRAGRSRNDQVATLFRMYLRDHARIIGGLIAELQDALIGLAEAHPDVAMPGRTHLQHAQPVLFAHHVLAHVQALSRDAERLRQWDERTAVSPYGSGALAGSSLGLDPEAVARDLGFEHGSAANSIDGTASRDFVAEFAFITAMIGVNLSRIAEEVIIWNTKEFSFVTLHDAFSTGSSIMPQKKNPDIAELARGKSGRLIGNLTGLMATLKALPLAYNRDLQEDKEPVFDSIDQLEILLPAFTGMMATLTVHRERMEELAPAGFSLATDIAEWLVRQGVPFRVAHEVAGECVKVAEAEGKELDELTDEQFAKISEHLTPEVRAVLDVPGALASRDGRGGTAPSAVAVQLAEVKADVAAQHAWANAKK; translated from the coding sequence GTGAGCAGCAACAGCGGTGACGTACGGCTCTGGGGCGGCCGTTTCGCCGACGGTCCCGCCGAGGCCCTGGCCAAGCTGTCCGCGTCCGTCCACTTCGACTGGCGCCTCGCGCCGTACGACATCGCCGGTTCCCGTGCCCACGCGCGCGTGCTGCACCGGGCCGGGCTCCTCACGGAGGACGAGCTGACCCGCATGCTCGCCGGCCTCGACCGGCTCGAGGCGGACGTGGCCTCCGGCGACTTCACCGGCACGATCGCCGACGAGGACGTGCACACCGCCCTGGAACGCGGCCTGCTGGAGCGCCTCGGCCCCGACCTCGGCGGCAAGCTGCGCGCCGGCCGGTCCCGCAACGACCAGGTCGCCACCCTCTTCCGGATGTACCTGCGCGACCACGCCCGGATCATCGGCGGCCTGATCGCCGAACTCCAGGACGCCCTCATCGGCCTCGCCGAGGCCCACCCGGACGTCGCCATGCCGGGCCGCACCCACCTCCAGCACGCCCAGCCGGTGCTCTTCGCCCACCACGTCCTCGCCCACGTCCAGGCCCTGTCCCGGGACGCCGAGCGGCTGCGCCAGTGGGACGAGCGCACCGCCGTCTCGCCGTACGGCTCCGGCGCCCTGGCCGGTTCCTCCCTCGGCCTGGACCCCGAGGCCGTCGCCCGCGACCTCGGCTTCGAGCACGGCAGCGCCGCCAACTCCATCGACGGCACGGCCTCCCGTGACTTCGTCGCCGAGTTCGCCTTCATCACCGCGATGATCGGCGTGAACCTCTCCCGGATCGCCGAGGAGGTCATCATCTGGAACACGAAGGAGTTCTCCTTCGTGACCCTGCACGACGCCTTCTCCACCGGCTCGTCGATCATGCCGCAGAAGAAGAACCCGGACATCGCCGAGCTGGCGCGCGGCAAGTCGGGCCGCCTCATCGGCAACCTGACCGGCCTCATGGCCACCCTCAAGGCCCTCCCGCTCGCCTACAACCGCGACCTCCAGGAGGACAAGGAGCCGGTCTTCGACTCCATCGACCAGCTGGAGATCCTGCTCCCCGCCTTCACCGGCATGATGGCCACCCTCACCGTGCACCGCGAGCGCATGGAGGAGCTGGCCCCCGCCGGGTTCTCGCTCGCCACCGACATCGCCGAGTGGCTGGTCAGGCAGGGCGTGCCGTTCCGGGTCGCGCACGAGGTCGCCGGCGAGTGCGTGAAGGTCGCCGAGGCCGAGGGCAAGGAACTGGACGAGCTCACCGACGAACAGTTCGCGAAGATCTCCGAGCACCTCACCCCGGAGGTCCGCGCCGTCCTCGACGTGCCCGGCGCCCTCGCCTCCCGCGACGGCCGCGGCGGCACCGCGCCCAGCGCCGTCGCCGTCCAGCTCGCCGAGGTCAAGGCGGACGTCGCCGCCCAGCACGCGTGGGCGAACGCCAAGAAGTGA
- a CDS encoding pyridoxamine 5'-phosphate oxidase family protein — protein sequence MGKTYQRIDGRLRAFIEEQPIFFTATAPLAGDGTVNLSPKGLKGSFVVLDEHRVAYLDFAGSNAETIAHLRENGRITLMWCAFQGPPNIVRVHGRGEPVFRDDPRFAGLLARFPDIDPTAHGLRAIIVVTADVVRDSCGYAVPFMSYDEDRDLHSRRFAREDDASLSAYFEKKDHIATSLDGLPGLPLPLPPLTARA from the coding sequence ATGGGAAAGACTTACCAGCGCATCGACGGCAGACTCCGGGCGTTCATAGAGGAGCAGCCGATCTTCTTCACCGCGACGGCGCCGCTGGCCGGTGACGGCACGGTGAACCTCTCACCCAAGGGCCTCAAGGGCTCCTTCGTGGTCCTCGACGAACACCGCGTGGCCTACCTGGACTTCGCGGGGTCCAACGCGGAGACCATCGCGCATCTGCGGGAGAACGGCCGGATCACCCTCATGTGGTGCGCCTTCCAGGGCCCGCCGAACATCGTGCGCGTGCACGGGCGCGGGGAGCCGGTGTTCCGGGACGACCCGCGCTTCGCCGGACTGCTCGCTCGTTTCCCCGACATCGACCCCACCGCGCACGGCCTGCGCGCGATCATCGTCGTGACCGCCGACGTCGTCCGCGACAGCTGCGGCTACGCGGTGCCCTTCATGTCGTACGACGAGGACCGCGATCTGCACAGCAGGCGTTTCGCGCGGGAGGACGACGCCTCACTGAGCGCCTACTTCGAGAAGAAGGACCACATCGCGACCAGCCTGGACGGGCTGCCCGGACTCCCGCTGCCGCTGCCGCCGCTCACCGCGCGGGCCTGA
- a CDS encoding L,D-transpeptidase family protein, with product MRPAAAAAVSLFASFACASLTAVAPSGGGTLPDRMADTGGGRQLITAVAPRTGATTGTLTWWERRGGRWVRKGSAPARFGKNGLVDGAARRQGTSTTPTGLYDLPYAFGIAAAPRGTTYRYRPVREHSWWCQDNDSRAYNRWTEPRPADCRAAEAEHLVSYGTQYAHALVIGFNYDRPVRGRGAGIFLHVHGRGATAGCVSVPADAMRRLLAWAKPAARPHIAIGTTSGRTAVTRY from the coding sequence ATGCGTCCCGCCGCCGCCGCCGCCGTGTCCCTGTTCGCCTCGTTCGCCTGCGCGTCCCTCACCGCCGTCGCCCCGTCCGGTGGCGGCACGCTGCCTGACCGGATGGCCGACACCGGCGGCGGACGGCAGCTGATCACCGCGGTCGCGCCGCGCACCGGGGCCACCACCGGCACGCTGACGTGGTGGGAGCGGCGCGGCGGGCGATGGGTGCGGAAGGGCTCCGCGCCGGCCCGCTTCGGCAAGAACGGGCTGGTCGACGGCGCCGCCCGCCGCCAGGGCACCAGCACCACCCCGACCGGGCTGTACGACCTGCCGTACGCGTTCGGCATCGCGGCGGCCCCGCGCGGTACCACCTACCGCTACCGTCCGGTCCGCGAGCACTCCTGGTGGTGCCAGGACAACGACTCCCGCGCCTACAACCGCTGGACCGAGCCCCGCCCCGCCGACTGCCGCGCGGCCGAGGCCGAGCACCTGGTCTCCTACGGCACGCAGTACGCCCACGCGCTCGTCATCGGCTTCAACTACGACCGGCCCGTGCGCGGCCGGGGCGCGGGGATCTTCCTCCATGTCCACGGGCGCGGCGCCACCGCCGGCTGCGTCTCCGTGCCGGCGGACGCGATGCGGCGGCTGCTCGCCTGGGCGAAGCCCGCCGCGCGGCCGCACATCGCCATCGGGACGACGAGCGGGCGAACGGCCGTGACCCGGTACTGA
- a CDS encoding ferredoxin reductase family protein encodes MTTTLAGGRAARRQTMRRIRPRRSPAVPLLLALWAGAGAVLWLWWHTTPSIADTTGRIIGAGRITGLLAGYLMALVVLQMARVPALERRVGSDRVARWHAMTGRYTLCLVIAHVLLIMWGYALQAGRTLGDIVTQTVESVTQLPDMGKAAIGTALLLFIGLVSAGGIRRRLPYDAWYHVHLLTYAAVYLTFWHQISTGNDFAVEPVAKTFWYGLYGTVTALVVWYRVLTPVRLNLRHRMRVEAVIEETPGIVSVLIGGRRLHRIGAEAGQFFRWRFLAPGMRFSSHPYSLSAAPRPGMLRITVKAIGDHSARLRDLTPGTRVWAEGPYGALTAQRRSRGKVLLVAGGVGITPMRALFETLPGAAGDITLLYRANSTQDLALWGELAAIADERGARLMYAVNSPDGARPDISAERLREKVPDIEQHDVFLCGPPGFAQSVYEALRGAGVPARRIHHESFEM; translated from the coding sequence GTGACCACCACGCTCGCAGGCGGCCGCGCCGCCCGGCGCCAGACGATGCGCCGCATCCGTCCGCGCCGTTCCCCCGCCGTGCCGCTGCTGCTGGCCCTGTGGGCCGGGGCGGGCGCGGTGCTGTGGCTGTGGTGGCACACCACCCCGTCCATCGCGGACACGACGGGCCGGATCATCGGCGCGGGCCGGATCACCGGGCTGCTCGCGGGCTATCTGATGGCCCTGGTCGTGCTCCAGATGGCCCGCGTGCCCGCGCTGGAGCGGCGGGTGGGCTCCGACCGGGTCGCCCGCTGGCACGCGATGACCGGCCGCTACACGCTCTGCCTGGTCATCGCGCACGTGTTGCTCATCATGTGGGGATACGCGCTCCAGGCCGGGCGGACCCTCGGTGACATCGTCACGCAGACCGTGGAGTCGGTGACCCAGCTGCCGGACATGGGGAAGGCGGCCATCGGCACCGCGCTGCTGCTGTTCATCGGGCTGGTCTCGGCCGGCGGGATCCGCCGCCGGCTGCCGTACGACGCCTGGTACCACGTGCACCTGCTGACGTACGCCGCCGTGTACCTGACGTTCTGGCACCAGATCAGCACCGGCAACGACTTCGCGGTCGAGCCCGTCGCCAAGACCTTCTGGTACGGGCTGTACGGCACGGTCACCGCACTGGTCGTCTGGTACCGCGTCCTCACCCCGGTGCGGCTCAACCTCAGGCACCGGATGCGGGTCGAGGCGGTCATCGAGGAGACGCCGGGGATCGTGTCGGTGCTGATCGGCGGACGCAGGCTGCACCGGATCGGTGCGGAGGCCGGGCAGTTCTTCCGCTGGCGGTTCCTCGCGCCGGGCATGCGGTTCAGCTCGCACCCGTACTCGCTGTCGGCGGCGCCCCGCCCCGGCATGCTGCGGATCACCGTGAAGGCGATCGGCGACCACAGCGCTCGGCTGCGCGACCTCACCCCCGGCACCCGGGTGTGGGCCGAGGGTCCCTACGGGGCGCTGACCGCGCAGCGCCGCAGCCGCGGCAAGGTGCTGCTGGTGGCCGGCGGGGTCGGCATCACCCCGATGCGCGCCCTGTTCGAGACCCTGCCGGGCGCGGCCGGTGACATCACCCTCCTCTACCGGGCCAACAGCACCCAGGACCTGGCCCTGTGGGGCGAGCTGGCCGCCATCGCCGACGAGCGGGGCGCGCGGCTGATGTACGCGGTGAACAGCCCCGACGGGGCGCGCCCGGACATCTCGGCGGAGCGGCTGCGGGAGAAGGTGCCCGACATCGAGCAGCACGACGTCTTCCTGTGCGGGCCGCCGGGCTTCGCACAGTCCGTGTACGAGGCGCTGCGCGGCGCGGGGGTGCCCGCGCGCCGTATCCATCACGAGTCGTTCGAAATGTGA